One part of the Muntiacus reevesi chromosome 20, mMunRee1.1, whole genome shotgun sequence genome encodes these proteins:
- the KCNK17 gene encoding potassium channel subfamily K member 17 produces the protein MAPDSGLSASPAKGDASEREVRGCARRVPSTLLLLLTYLTYLVVGTCVFWVLESPAAHDSSKRFQHEKWALLRNFTCLDGPALDSLIRGIIEAYKNGDIVLGNTTSMGRWEFVGSFFFSVSTITTIGYGNLSPRTMAARLFCIFFALVGIPLNLVVLNRLGHCMLQGVHRCARRLGGAWKDPAKARWLAGSSALLSGILLFLLLPPLLFNRMEGWTYVEGFYFSFVTLSTVGFGDYVIGMNPSRHYPLWYQNTVSLWILFGMAWLALIIKLILSLLEAPRESYSCYPQSFKRNFKPQSWRQGLDEEAGPHSPQPNCSPEGQHPEPSTQVSCCEKDS, from the exons ATGGCTCCCGACTCCGGCCTCTCCGCCTCTCCGGCTAAGGGGGATGCGAGCGAGCGCGAGGTCCGGGGCTGCGCGCGGCGGGTGCCGAGCACACTGCTCCTGCTGCTCACCTACCTGACTTACCTGGTCGTGGGCACCTGCGTGTTCTGGGTGCTGGAGAGCCCCGCGGCGCACGATTCCAGCAAGAGATTCCAGCACGAGAAGTGGGCGCTGCTGCGGAACTTCACGTGTCTGGATGGCCCGGCGCTGGACTCGCTGATCCGG GGCATCATCGAGGCGTACAAAAATGGGGACATCGTCCTTGGCAACACCACCAGCATGGGACGCTGGGAGTTCGTGGGCTCCTTCTTCTTCTCCGtgtccaccatcaccaccatcg GCTACGGCAACCTGAGCCCCCGCACGATGGCCGCGCGGCTCTTCTGCATCTTCTTTGCCCTCGTGGGGATCCCGCTCAACCTCGTGGTGCTCAACCGCCTGGGGCACTGCATGCTGCAGGGCGTGCACCGCTGTGCCCGCAGGCTGGGGGGCGCCTGGAAG GACCCGGCCAAGGCCCGGTGGCTGGCGGGCTCCAGCGCCCTCCTGTCGGGCATCCTGCTTTTCCTGCTGTTGCCCCCGCTGCTCTTCAACCGCATGGAAGGCTGGACCTACGTGGAGGGCTTCTACTTCTCCTTCGTCACCCTCAGCACCGTGGGCTTCGGCGACTACGTGATTG GAATGAACCCCTCCCGGCATTACCCGCTGTGGTACCAGAACACAGTGTCACTGTGGATCCTATTTGGGATGGCGTGGCTGGCCTTGATCATCAAACTGATCCTCTCCTTACTGGAGGCTCCACGAGAATCATACTCCTGCTACCCACAGAGTTTCAAGCGGAACTTCAAGCCTCAAAGCTGGAGGCAGGGCCTGGATGAGGAGGCAGGACCCCACTCCCCACAGCCAAACTGCTCTCCAGAGGGGCAGCACCCAGAACCTTCAACTCAAGTCTCATGCTGCGAAAAGGACAGCTAG
- the KCNK16 gene encoding potassium channel subfamily K member 16, with protein sequence MPRAGLCSRWGCRVLPLLLAYICYLLLGATIFQLLEKQEESQSRDRFQFEKLRFLENYTCLDQQAVEQFVQVIMEAWVKGVNPKGNSTNPSNWDFGSSFFFAGTVVTTIGYGNLAPSTEAGQVFCVFYALVGIPLNVAFLNHLGTGLRAHLTMLERWEDQPRRSQLLQTLGLALFLALGTLLILILPPMIFSHVEGWSFSEGFYFAFITLSTIGFGDYVVGTDPSKHYLSVYRSLAAIWILLGLAWLALVLPLGPLLLHRRSQLWLLGRGLGFKEGGAPETDGLPRPQKTPISA encoded by the exons ATGCCCCGCGCCGGGCTCTGCAGCCGCTGGGGCTGCCGGGTGCTGCCCCTGCTCCTGGCCTACATCTGCTACCTGCTGCTGGGCGCCACCATCTTCCAGCTGCTGGAGAAGCAGGAAGAGTCTCAGTCCAGGGACCGCTTTCAGTTTGAGAAGCTGCGCTTCCTGGAGAACTACACCTGCCTGGACCAGCAGGCTGTGGAGCAGTTTGTGCAG GTCATCATGGAAGCCTGGGTGAAGGGCGTGAACCCCAAAGGCAACTCCACCAACCCCAGCAACTGGGACTTCGGCAGCAGTTTCTTCTTTGCAGGCACGGTCGTCACCACCATAG GCTATGGGAACCTGGCACCCAGTACAGAGGCAGGCCAGGTCTTCTGTGTCTTCTATGCCCTGGTGGGCATCCCTCTCAACGTGGCCTTCCTCAACCACCTGGGCACAGGGCTGCGTGCCCACCTGACCATGCTGGAGAGGTGGGAGGACCAGCCCAGACGCTCCCAG CTGCTGCAGACCCTGGGCCTGGCCCTCTTCTTGGCACTGGGGACGCTGCTCATTCTCATCTTGCCGCCCATGATCTTCAGCCACGTGGAGGGCTGGAGCTTCAGCGAGGGCTTCTACTTCGCCTTCATCACCCTCAGCACCATCGGCTTCGGGGACTATGTCGTCG GTACAGACCCCAGCAAGCATTACCTCTCGGTGTACCGGAGCCTGGCGGCCATCTGGATCCTCCTGGGCCTGGCGTGGCTGGCGCTGGTCCttcccctgggccccctgcttctGCACCGGCGCTCCCAGCTCTGGCTTCTCGGCAGAGGCCTCGGTTTCAAGGAAGGGGGAGCCCCCGAGACCGATGGGCTCCCTAGACCTCAGAAAACTCCCATCTCTGCATGA